A single region of the Garra rufa chromosome 6, GarRuf1.0, whole genome shotgun sequence genome encodes:
- the LOC141337422 gene encoding von Willebrand factor A domain-containing protein 7-like has protein sequence MVSQVAMGVFLLCGTLFQPPEVAGFKPLFQGGSLTHREITQLAILRKTAEVCRDIAIAQGYNFTLPINNRLTPSAVQKACSASSALPSGLSSLGFCLAITEIYLSNAAVDVDFALSEAHHIDNEAFKEGRDLITQGVSAVKASVQQGSYIFARIKLGDLCHTLQDFYSHSNWVELENTAPFSTLIKPELPLNNIADPSTPTCKNCTGSNCSDIILPEILLHKKLTSGYFSIFSSTKPAGKCSHGGSIDRTSSREPTGGINKDDISSDHGFFHQRAAEMAINATVEVLQDIRLAIGNQAFLRLVGLSQTSVLAFVIDTTGSMSDDIEEAKRVSFSIIDSRRGTPEEPSEYILVPFNDPDFGPLTRTDNADIFKQRINSLSTFDGGDAPEMCLSGLLLALAGAPPSSDIFVFTDAAAKDSELKSTIQAMIEHTKSTVTFMLTNTFSFRRRRDVSQSQSFTSRSIFESEKQLYRDLAHVSGGQTIEVTKYTLSQATAVIKDALTSDKVTLLQVVRSPAIAENFFFVLDPSLSNVTVYVTGDSPVFTIYSPTGLSQSGSVADGPLGSIQIIGNLKRVKLNSDNQTGEWKISISSTRFYSLIVTGQSSVNFLFNFVEHLENGIFTPIVNRPFTGRNVTLFVSVTGEDSVTVTDVLLVEASGSAVVNGTIKSLGATDFLVNIDRIPEWAFVVQLKGLLNESTRSLPSQFQRQSPTQQQGSRVTIMAQPSSTIEPGIPFIHSFTLVTNATGGKYTIRARTDRSFSVSFPSFLNTGTEGSAQGKVTLTAPSDKESGTDVTLTIEAEDPESGDSNYVAVRFLTKAPDFSSPVCQVISIKANCPVECSRASWELSANLTDGNGTGIAGVSLSRGNGSLSLSYVMNTDGTNVTVASYNASCCSQEVELVAVDRVGNVGTCFTSIKSPSPTVSSSASYSVSFSMCVTLVGLLVSFLYG, from the exons ATGGTTTCACAGGTTGCAATGGGGGTATTTCTCCTCTGTGGGACCCTGTTTCAACCCCCCGAGGTGGCAGGATTCAAACCTCTCTTTCAGGGCGGCTCCCTCACCCATCGAGAAATCACTCAGTTGGCCATCCTCCGCAAGACAGCAGAAGTGTGTCGTGACATAGCCATCGCCCAGGGCTACAACTTCACACTGCCT ATAAACAACAGACTGACTCCATCTGCTGTCCAAAAAGCCTGCTCAGCATCTTCTGCTTTACCTTCTGGCCTCTCATCCCTCGGGTTTTGTTTAGCTATAACAGAAATTTATCTAAGCAATGCAGCTGTAGATGTAGATTTTGCACTGAGTGAGGCACATCACATTGATAATGAGGCTTTCAAAGAGGGCCGGGATCTCATTACTCAAGGTGTGTCTGCAGTAAAGGCCAGCGTGCAGCAGGGGAGCTATATCTTTGCCCGTATCAAACTGGGGGATCTATGTCACACTCTAcag GATTTCTATAGCCACAGTAACTGGGTGGAACTGGAAAACACTGCTCCTTTCAGCACGCTGATCAAACCTGAGCTTCCTCTCAACAATATAGCAG ACCCCAGCACACCAACATGCAAAAACTGCACTGGGTCAAACTGCAGTGATATCATTCTCCCAGAAATACTGTTGCATAAGAAATTAACCTCAGGATATTTCAGTATTTTCTCCTCCACAAAACCTGCAG gcAAGTGTAGCCATGGTGGCTCTATTGACAGGACCAGTTCAAGAGAACCCACTGGAGGCATCAATAAGGATGACATCAGCTCAGATCATGGCTTCTTTCACCAGCGTGCTGCTGAAATGGCCATCAATGCTACTGTGGAAGTGCTGCAAGACATCCGACTGGCCATAGGCAACCAAGCCTTTCTTCG attggtGGGACTCAGTCAGACCTCAGTTCTGGCTTTTGTGATTGACACCACAGGCAGCATGTCTGATGATATTGAAGAGGCAAAGAGAGTGTCTTTCAGCATCATAGACAGCAGGAGAGGAACACCAGAAGAACCTTCAGAATACATTCTAGTCCCATTTAATGATCCAG ATTTTGGACCACTGACAAGGACTGACAATGCAGATATTTTCAAACAAAGAATCAATTCTCTTTCGACATTTGATGGAGGAGACGCCCCAGAGATGTGTCTGTCAGGACTGctg TTGGCGCTAGCAGGAGCTCCTCCATCTTCAGACATTTTTGTTTTCACTGATGCTGCAGCAAAAGACTCAGAATTAAAAAGCACCATTCAGGCCATGATTGAACACACCAAGTCAACA GTCACTTTTATGTTAACCAACACTTTCTCATTCCGTAGAAGAAGGGACGTCTCACAATCTCAAAGTTTTACATCAAGATCAATATTTGAATCAGAAAAACAACTGTACAGAGATCTGGCCCATGTTTCTGGTGGACAGACCATAGAGGTCACAAAATATACACTGTCTCAAGCCACTGCAGTCATTAAAGATGCATTAACCTCAGACAAG GTGACACTGCTTCAGGTGGTGAGAAGTCCAGCCATTGCAGAAAATTTTTTCTTTGTCTTAGATCCATCTCTGTCCAATGTGACTGTGTATGTCACTGGAGACTCTCCAGTTTTTACCATCTACAGCCCGACCG GTTTGTCTCAGTCAGGTTCAGTGGCAGATGGTCCTCTGGGCAGCATCCAGATTATAGGGAATCTGAAGAGAGTAAAACTCAACTCTGACAACCAGACAGGAGAATGGAAGATCAGCATCAGCTCCACACGCTTTTACAGCCTTATAGTCACTG GTCAGAGTTCTGTGAACTTTCTCTTTAACTTTGTGGAGCACTTAGAAAATGGTATCTTCACACCGATAGTCAATCGTCCTTTCACTG GTCGGAATGTTACTTTATTTGTCTCTGTTACTGGAGAAGATTCAGTCACAGTGACTGACGTTCTTCTAGTTGAAGCTTCAGGATCTGCTGTTGTTAATGGAACCATTAAATCATTGGGTGCGACAGACTTCCTGGTCAACATAGACAGAATTCCAGAGTGGGCGTTTGTGGTGCAGCTGAAAGGGCTTTTAAATGAATCAACTCGATCTTTGCCTAGTCAATTTCAGAGACAGTCACCCACCCAGCAACAAGGCTCTAGAGTTACCATCATG GCCCAACCAAGCAGCACTATAGAGCCTGGAATCCCTTTCATTCACAGCTTTACATTGGTCACTAATGCTACAGGTGGCAAGTACACTATCCGAGCCCGAACAGACCGCAGCTTCAGTGTGTCTTTTCCTAGCTTTCTGAACACGGGGACAGAGGGAAGTGCTCAAGGAAAGGTAACACTGACTGCACCCTCCGACAAAGAGTCAGGGACAGATGTCACACTCACTATTGAAGCAGAAGATCCAGAGTCTGGTGACTCAAATTATGTGGCAGTGCGGTTCCTGACTAAG gCCCCTGATTTCTCTAGCCCTGTCTGTCAGGTAATCAGCATCAAAGCTAATTGTCCTGTAGAATGCAGCAGAGCATCATGGGAACTCTCCGCCAACTTGACGGATGGAAATGGTACAGGCATAGCCGGAGTGTCTCTCAGTCGTGGCAATGGCTCTCTCAGCTTAAGTTATGTGATGAATACAGATGGCACAAATGTGACTGTGGCATCCTACAATGCTTCCTGTTGTTCTCAGGAAGTAGAGCTGGTAGCTGTGGACAGGGTGGGAAATGTGGGCACATGTTTCACCTCTATAAAGAGCCCTTCTCCAACTGTTAGCTCCAGTGCATCATATTCGGTGTCCTTCTCAATGTGTGTTACTCTAGTAGGGTTACTAGTTTCCTTTCTGTATGGATAA